The following nucleotide sequence is from Natronosalvus caseinilyticus.
AGGCTACAGAGCAACGGCCTGATCGCCGCCGGCCCGTCCTACATTCGCGAGTCCTCCCTGCGCGAGGGACGCCAGTTCGAGATGGGCGAACGCGAGGCAGTCATCAATCCCGCCGCGGCCGAGCAGTTCGAGGAGAACGTCAGCGTCGGCGACGAACTCGAGGTCCGGATCGCTACTGGCGGAACCGAGACGGTCACCGTCGTCGGGATCACCGACACTTCGGAGGGGCTGAGCCCGTTCGAGGGGTTCGACGCAGCGCCACGGATGTACGTCCCGACGGATCCGTTCTACCTCGAACAGGCGGTCGGTCCGGCGGGTGGAGGTGGCGATTCGGGTGAGGGGAACGACGATAGCGAATCGGATAACGACGAGACAGGTTCGGAAACCGACGTCCGCTACCTCGCCATCGTCGTCGAGGCTCCCAGTGCCGACGAGGACGACGTCGACGCCGCTCGAGAGGCCGCCACTGCGTACTTCGAGAGCGAGGAATCCGACGCGAGCGAGTTCCTCGGCGAGGACGTCGCCGTCTCGCTCCAGACGAGCACCGAGTTACTCCAGCAACTCGAGGACATCCTCGACATCCTCCAGAGTTTTATCGTCGGCATCGCCGCCATCTCGCTCGTCGTCGGTTCGATCGGTATCGCGAACATCATGCTCGTGTCGGTCACCGAGCGAACCCGCGAGATCGGAATCATGAAAGCCGTCGGCGCGCAGAACCGGGACGTTCTCGGACTGTTCCTCACCGAAGCCGTGATCCTCGGCGTCATCGGAGCGGTTCTGGGAACCG
It contains:
- a CDS encoding ABC transporter permease produces the protein MSPLESLRLSWRSIRGHRLRSALTTLGVIIGVAAVIAFVALGASLQAGIIGDISPDDQRNLYGWAADPDTEGGPLAGAQFVFSQDDLEAVEELEAVDAAYGYATIDAQSVTHEGETRLQSNGLIAAGPSYIRESSLREGRQFEMGEREAVINPAAAEQFEENVSVGDELEVRIATGGTETVTVVGITDTSEGLSPFEGFDAAPRMYVPTDPFYLEQAVGPAGGGGDSGEGNDDSESDNDETGSETDVRYLAIVVEAPSADEDDVDAAREAATAYFESEESDASEFLGEDVAVSLQTSTELLQQLEDILDILQSFIVGIAAISLVVGSIGIANIMLVSVTERTREIGIMKAVGAQNRDVLGLFLTEAVILGVIGAVLGTVLGLVVAALAARYIDIPLVYPLEYVALAIVAGILVGVVSGLYPAWRAARTDPIDALRYE